The Schistocerca gregaria isolate iqSchGreg1 chromosome 4, iqSchGreg1.2, whole genome shotgun sequence genome contains a region encoding:
- the LOC126267616 gene encoding polysialoglycoprotein-like, with the protein MFYNLSVTFEGSINKGSGGPFRQTLVNREPQMDPASSQQRSQPAASSAPSQQWSLPAAVPASTSSQQPATVPAYSQQRFHPAASNQQQSQPAASSGPRQQPAAVPVSSGPGQQPAVVPASSQQPATVPPASSGPRQQWFHPVANSSPSQQWFHPVASSGPSQQPATLPASSRPHQQWSQPAASSGPSQQRSPPAAVLASSQQRSQPVARSQQRSQPAASSGSIQQPETSSSPSQQSAAVPGSSQQRSQAAASSGSHQQRSWPAASSGPSQQRSPPAAVLASSQQRSQPVASSQQRSQPAASSGSIQQPETSSSPRSSQQQSQAAASSGPSQQPAAVLASSGPHLQQCWPVASSGPSQQPAAVPTSSGPGQQPAALPASRQKPAAAPAGSKQRFHPAARNQQQSQPAVSSSPRQQPAAVPGSSQHRFPSAAVLASSQQRSQPAAVPTSSGPGQQPAALPASSQQPAAVPAGSQQRFHPAARNQQQSQKQSAAVPGSSQQRSQAAASSGSHQQRSWPAASSGPSQQRSPPAAVLASSQQRSQPVASSQQRSQPAASSGSIQQPETSSSPRSSQQQSQAAASSGPSQQPAAVLASSGPHLQQCWPVASSGPSQQPAAVPTSSGPGQQPAALPASRQKPAAVPAGSKQRFHPAARNQQQSQPAVSSSPRQQPAAVPGSSQQRFPSAAVLASSQQRSQPAAVPTSSGPGQQPAALPASSQQPAAVPAGSQQRFHPAARNQQQSQKQSAAVPGSSQQWSQPAASSSPSQQRSSPAAVLASSQQRSQPAASSGPHQQRSWPAASSAPSHQQWSRPAARNQQQFHPAASSQQVSWPAASSVPSQQPAAFPSGSQQPAASPPSSYNYILSRPDPSLL; encoded by the exons ATGTTCTACAACCTTTCAGTGACGTTCGAAGGTAGTATAAACAAGGGGTCAGGAGGACCGTTCAGGCAGACGCTGGTAAATCGAGAGCCGCAGA TGgacccagccagcagccagcagcgctcccagccagcagccagcagcgctccCAGCCAGCAGTGGTCCCTGCCAGCAGCAGTCCCGGCGAgcaccagcagccagcagccagcaacgGTCCCAGCCTACAGCCAGCAGCGGTTTCATCCAGCAGCCAGCAACCAGCAgcagtcccagccagcagccagcagcggtcccaggcagcagccagcagcggtccccgtcagcagcggtcctggccagcagccagcagtggtcccagccagcagccaacAGCCAGCAACGGTCCCACCAGCCAGCAGTGGTCCCCGTCAGCAGTGGTTCCATCCAGTAGCCAACAGCAGTCCCAGCCAGCAGTGGTTCCATCCagtagccagcagcggtcccagccagcagccagcaacaCTCCCAGCCAGCAGTCGTCCCCACCAAcagtggtcccagccagcagccagcagcggtcccagccagcagcggtccccaccagcagcggtcctggccagcagccagcagcgctccCAGCCAGTAGCCAgaagccagcagcggtcccagccggcAGCAAGCAGCGGTTCCATCCAGCAGCCAGAAACCAGCAGCAGTCCCAGCCAGCAGTCAGCAGCAGTCCcaggcagcagccagcagcggtcccaggcagcagccagcagcggttcccatcagcagcggtcctggccagcagccagcagcggtcccagccagcagcggtccccaccagcagcggtcctggccagcagccagcagcgctcccagccagtagccagcagccagcagcggtcccagccggcagccagcagcggttccatcCAGCAGCCCGAAACCAGCAGCAGTCCCAGAAGCAGTCAGCAGCAGTCCCaggcagcagccagcagtggtcccagccagcagccagcagcagtcctAGCCAGCAGCGGTCCTCACCTGCAGCAGTGCTGGCCagtagccagcagcggtcccagccagcagccagcagcggtccccaccagcagcggtcctggccagcagccagcagcgctccCAGCCAGTAGACAGAAGCCAGCAGCGGCCCCAGCCGGCAGCAAGCAGCGGTTCCATCCAGCAGCCAGAAACCAGCAGCAGTCCCAGCCAGCAGTCAGCAGCAGTCCcaggcagcagccagcagcggtcccaggcaGCAGCCAGCACCGGTTCCCATCAGCAGCGGTcctggccagcagccagcagcggtcccagccagcagcggtccccaccagcagcggtcctggccagcagccagcagcgctcccagccagtagccagcagccagcagcggtcccagctggcagccagcagcggttccatcCAGCAGCCCGAAACCAGCAGCAGTCCCAGAAGCAGTCAGCAGCAGTCCcaggcagcagccagcagcggtcccaggcagcagccagcagcggttcccatcagcagcggtcctggccagcagccagcagcggtcccagccagcagcggtccccaccagcagcggtcctggccagcagccagcagcgctcccagccagtagccagcagccagcagcggtcccagccggcagccagcagcggttccatcCAGCAGCCCGAAACCAGCAGCAGTCCCAGAAGCAGTCAGCAGCAGTCCCaggcagcagccagcagtggtcccagccagcagccagcagcagtcctAGCCAGCAGCGGTCCTCACCTGCAGCAGTGCTGGCCagtagccagcagcggtcccagccagcagccagcagcggtccccaccagcagcggtcctggccagcagccagcagcgctccCAGCCAGTAGACAgaagccagcagcggtcccagccggcAGCAAGCAGCGGTTCCATCCAGCAGCCAGAAACCAGCAGCAGTCCCAGCCAGCAGTCAGCAGCAGTCCcaggcagcagccagcagcggtcccaggcagcagccagcagcggttcccatcagcagcggtcctggccagcagccagcagcggtcccagccagcagcggtccccaccagcagcggtcctggccagcagccagcagcgctcccagccagtagccagcagccagcagcggtcccagccggcagccagcagcggttccatcCAGCAGCCCGAAACCAGCAGCAGTCCCAGAAGCAGTCAGCAGCAGTCCCaggcagcagccagcagtggtcccagccagcagccagcagcagtcctAGCCAGCAGCGGTCCTCACCTGCAGCAGTGCTGGCCagtagccagcagcggtcccagccagcagccagcagcggtccccaccagcagcggtcctggccagcagccagcagcgctccCAGCCA CCAGCAGTGGTCCCGGCCAGCAGCCAGAAACCAGCAACAGTtccatccagcagccagcagccagcaggtatcctggccagcagccagcagcgttcccagccagcagccagcagcgtttCCATctggcagccagcagccagcagcg tcccctccctcttcctACAATTACATCCTCTCTCGTCCTGATCCTTCCCTCCTT